One part of the Glycine max cultivar Williams 82 chromosome 14, Glycine_max_v4.0, whole genome shotgun sequence genome encodes these proteins:
- the LOC102661556 gene encoding uncharacterized protein, with protein sequence MDESNHDMVNMLTQQIGTVINPLIQNTNDSYQMLTNQISRIADFFGAPPIQQPRIRQIQIQAPVQEIQMPNNPGMQMAQAPQPVARIEPPVQQVEPNPGIVLVNRNQNADEVIGNIQQNRFDRQNNLAQMVETILVQNGLNLGLHRPNFVSPLSEYVLQTELPRGVKIPKFTKFAGETNESTVEHIARYLVEAGDLANNENLRMKFFPSSLTKNAFTWFTTLPPHSIHNWNQLERIFHEQFYMGQSKISLKELASVRRKALESIDDYLNRFRLLKARDMAQLADRVRQLERLKAEKARNSKFHKKEKVAYVETNDSDQEFDIIYEDIEDNEVDLAELKPGPPYVCKLLRPSNGKNPVEPKNDKFVSKTYTFDITKCDEIFDLLVTDGQIVVPKGLKVPPIEQQKKRGYCKFHNFLGHKTSRCVLFRDLVQKALDEGRLKFGEKPKVVQANAETSKAAETLYAEPQEIMMVETMEVSHVQV encoded by the exons ATGGATGAAAGTAACCATGATATGGTTAACATGTtaacacaacaaataggaaCTGTTATTAACCCcttaattcaaaatacaaatgaCAGTTACCAAATGTTAACAAATCAAATAAGTCGAATTGCTGACTTTTTCGGGGCACCGCCCATACAACAACCACGAATTCGACAGATCCAGATACAGGCGCCTGTCCAAGAGATACAGATGCCTAACAACCCAGGGATGCAAATGGCTCAAGCACCACAACCAGTGGCACGCATAGAGCCACCAGTCCAACAAGTCGAACCAAACCCTGGTATAGTATTGGTAAATAGAAACCAAAATGCTGATGAAGTAATAGGGAATATTCAACAAAACCGTTTCGATAGGCAGAATAACCTTGCCCAAATGGTCGAAACGATTTTAGTGCAGAATGGTTTGAACTTAGGCTTACACAGGCCTAATTTTGTGTCTCCATTATCTGAGTATGTGTTACAGACagaattaccaaggggtgtgaaAATCCCTAAGTTTACTAAGTTTGCAGGAGAGACAAATGAGTCCACTGTCGAACACATTGCTAGATATTTGGTCGAGGCAGGGGATTTggctaataatgaaaatttaaggATGAAATTTTTCCCTAGTTCCTTGACTAAGAATGCTTTTACATGGTTTACAACCCTTCCTCCTCACTCCATACATAATTGGAACCAATTGGAAAGGATTTTCCATGAGCAATTTTATATGGGACAGTCTAAGATCAGCCTTAAAGAGTTAGCCAGCGTTCGACGCAAGGCACTTGAATCAATTGATGATTATTTGAACAGATTCAGACTCTTAAAGGCAAG GGATATGGCTCAATTGGCTGATAGAGTTCGACAACTCGAACGATTGAAGGCTGAAAAGGCTAGAAATTCTAAATTCCACAAGAAGGAAAAGGTTGCATATGTCGAAACCAATGACAGTGACCAGGAGTTCGATATTATTTATGAAGATATCGAAGACAATGAGGTTGATTTAGCAGAATTAAAACCTGGACCTCCTTATGTTTGTAAACTCCTTAGACCTTCCAATGGAAAAAACCCTGTTGAACCTAAGAATGATAAATTTGTGTCTAAAACTTATACATTTGACATAACTAAATGTgatgaaatatttgatttattagtcACAGATGGCCAGATTGTTGTTCCTAAGGGCTTGAAAGTACCCCCAATCGAACAACAGAAGAAAAGgggttattgtaaatttcataatttccttGGCCATAAAACCTCACGTTGTGttcttttcagggatttggttcAAAAGGCTCTCGACGAAGGGAGgctaaaatttggtgagaaacCAAAGGTTGTTCAGGCAAATGCTGAAACATCCAAAGCTGCTGAAACTCTCTATGCGGAGCCCCAAGAAATAATGATGGTCGAAACAATGGAGGTGTCCCATGTGCAAGTTTAG